In Hevea brasiliensis isolate MT/VB/25A 57/8 chromosome 13, ASM3005281v1, whole genome shotgun sequence, a single genomic region encodes these proteins:
- the LOC110652761 gene encoding uncharacterized GPI-anchored protein At4g28100-like, which yields MFPQNLPFLFFFFFFYPFHISGLSNPDPATIQSFLSNPSPLATIPAFPEQSNVEGCPLDLPDELFHGIKTACGSGGNRQLHKSRCCPVLAAWLYSAYSATALGRAGRVTPAVAGRTSSSYLPLLPDDSETCVDDLGKALKDKGIELVKPNETCDVVYCYCGIRLHPLSCPQAFSTNQQGKLVGDKRVKRLERNCLSSSTNVNQFPGLGGCSKCLNSLYRLNNKKTLNSSKSEDRTTKMHNKDCQLMGLTWLLAKNRTAYIHTVSAVLRAMMMNADGSNPQSCTINSDGIPLAVGSSEISSNSLSISHQAPIYVSVVVFVICLFHLLLFASSTKF from the exons ATGTTCCCCCAGAATTtaccttttctcttcttcttcttcttcttctatccCTTCCACATTTCGGGTCTATCCAACCCAGACCCGGCAACTATCCAATCATTTTTGTCAAACCCATCTCCCCTTGCAACCATACCTGCATTCCCAGAACAGTCCAATGTTGAAGGCTGTCCGTTAGACCTGCCGGATGAACTCTTCCACGGCATAAAAACTGCATGTGGGAGTGGTGGAAATAGACAGCTACACAAGAGCCGGTGCTGCCCTGTTCTGGCAGCGTGGCTGTACTCTGCATACTCTGCCACCGCCCTTGGCAGGGCTGGCAGAGTAACCCCAGCAGTGGCGGGTCGTACTTCCTCATCATATCTGCCACTGCTTCCAGATGACTCAGAGACGTGCGTTGATGATCTGGGTAAAGCCTTGAAAGATAAAGGAATAGAATTGGTTAAACCAAATGAGACTTGTGACGTGGTTTATTGTTATTGTGGGATTAGATTGCACCCACTGAGCTGTCCTCAGGCATTTTCTACCAACCAACAGGGGAAGCTTGTTGGGGATAAGAGGGTCAAGAGGTTAGAGAGGAATTGCTTGAGTAGCAGCACTAATGTGAATCAATTTCCCGGTCTTGGTGGGTGCTCCAAGTGCTTAAACAGCCTTTATAGG CTTAACAACAAGAAGACTTTGAACTCAAGCAAATCAGAGGACAGGACCACCAAAATGCACAACAAAGATTGCCAGTTGATGGGTCTCACATGGCTGCTCGCAAAGAATCGAACAGCTTACATTCACACAGTTTCTGCAGTTTTACGAGCTATGATGATGAATGCAGATGGGTCTAATCCTCAGTCCTGCACTATCAATAGTGATGGTATCCCCCTGGCTGTTGGTTCTTCTGAAATTTCCAGCAATTCTTTGTCAATCTCCCATCAAGCACCTATCTATGTATCTGTTGTTGTTTTTGTAATCTGTTTGTTTCATTTGCTGCTCTTTGCATCTTCCACCAAATTTTAG